The following are encoded in a window of Paenibacillaceae bacterium GAS479 genomic DNA:
- a CDS encoding 2,4-dienoyl-CoA reductase encodes MTKLSEPFRLKGLELNNRIVMAPMCQYSVDAEDGTPNEWHYVHYVSRAVGGTGLIIMEMTNVEPDGRISNRCLGLWNDEQIPAYARIVRESQRYGARMGIQIAHAGRKATDADVPVSSSPIPVEPTGWKTPRELTTAEVRDKVALFRGAARRAVEAGFDTIELHGAHGYLIHQFHSPSLNHRTDEYGEDRMRFGCEVIRAVREVMPADMPLILRFSATEYIEGGYDLEYGLELARRYKEAGVDILHVSSGGEAPPNGSRQPGNYPGYQVPYARAVREAAGIPVIAVGMLDEPELAQSVVASGDAELAAIGRAMLRNPYWAVDALRKIDGVRSEQPAYKRGYPAD; translated from the coding sequence ATGACCAAGCTGTCCGAGCCTTTCCGCCTGAAAGGGCTGGAGCTGAACAACCGGATCGTTATGGCGCCGATGTGCCAATATTCCGTAGATGCGGAGGACGGAACGCCGAACGAATGGCATTACGTCCATTATGTATCTCGCGCCGTTGGCGGCACGGGCCTTATTATTATGGAAATGACCAATGTGGAGCCGGATGGCCGCATCTCGAACCGCTGCCTGGGCTTATGGAACGACGAGCAGATTCCGGCCTATGCCCGTATCGTGCGGGAATCCCAGCGCTATGGAGCTCGGATGGGCATCCAGATCGCTCACGCCGGGCGCAAGGCGACGGACGCCGATGTTCCAGTCAGCTCCTCTCCGATTCCGGTCGAGCCGACGGGCTGGAAAACGCCGCGTGAGCTGACGACGGCAGAGGTGCGGGATAAAGTCGCTCTGTTCCGCGGCGCGGCTCGCCGCGCCGTCGAAGCCGGCTTCGATACGATCGAGCTGCACGGTGCGCATGGTTACCTTATTCACCAGTTCCACTCTCCGTCGCTCAACCATCGGACTGACGAATATGGTGAAGACCGGATGCGCTTTGGCTGCGAGGTCATTCGTGCCGTGCGTGAAGTGATGCCAGCGGATATGCCGCTTATCTTGCGCTTCTCCGCCACGGAATACATTGAGGGCGGCTACGATCTGGAGTACGGCCTGGAGCTGGCGCGGCGCTACAAGGAAGCTGGCGTTGACATCCTCCATGTTTCAAGCGGAGGGGAAGCTCCGCCGAACGGCAGCCGCCAGCCGGGCAACTACCCTGGTTATCAGGTGCCGTATGCTCGCGCTGTGCGAGAAGCCGCAGGCATTCCGGTCATCGCGGTCGGTATGCTGGATGAGCCTGAGCTGGCGCAATCCGTTGTGGCAAGCGGTGATGCCGAGCTGGCGGCAATCGGCCGCGCAATGCTGCGCAACCCATACTGGGCGGTAGACGCGCTGCGCAAAATTGACGGCGTCCGCTCCGAGCAGCCGGCGTACAAGCGCGGCTACCCGGCCGATTAA
- a CDS encoding ABC-2 type transport system ATP-binding protein codes for MSVKESSNNKGVGTMVRDQRSTTALETVRLTKTYANQQALDGVSLRLEANRIHGLLGRNGAGKTTLMSIATAQLFATSGEVRIFGQAPYENRDALSRVCFIKESQRYPEVFTVSDMMAVASTLYPNWDASFADRLTDEFRLPRRKKIKGFSRGMLSSVGIIIGLASRAELTLFDEPYLGLDAVARGLFYDRLIEDYAENPRTIVLSTHLIDEVSRLLEEVHVIDRGRLLLHEDTELLRSRAYTVTGPAAKVDAFINGRRLLRREALGGSAHAALLASSPSEQAEARAAGLETAPLPLQQLIVYLTGHNETIREGLA; via the coding sequence ATGAGCGTGAAGGAGTCTTCTAACAATAAAGGTGTCGGTACGATGGTTCGGGATCAACGTTCAACCACTGCTCTGGAGACGGTCCGTCTGACCAAAACTTATGCGAATCAGCAAGCGCTGGACGGCGTGTCGCTGCGGCTGGAGGCGAACCGGATTCACGGCTTGCTTGGCCGCAACGGCGCAGGAAAAACGACGTTGATGAGTATCGCAACGGCTCAACTGTTTGCTACATCTGGAGAAGTCCGAATTTTCGGTCAAGCCCCCTACGAAAACCGTGATGCGCTGAGCCGCGTTTGTTTCATCAAAGAAAGCCAGCGCTACCCGGAGGTGTTTACCGTGAGCGATATGATGGCTGTCGCTTCTACGCTCTATCCCAACTGGGACGCGTCTTTCGCCGACCGTCTCACAGATGAGTTTCGCTTGCCTCGCCGCAAAAAAATCAAAGGTTTCTCGCGCGGCATGTTGTCCTCGGTCGGCATCATTATCGGACTGGCGAGCCGCGCCGAGCTGACGCTGTTCGACGAGCCCTACTTGGGGCTGGACGCGGTCGCTCGCGGCCTGTTTTACGATCGGCTCATTGAGGATTATGCGGAAAATCCCCGGACGATTGTGCTTTCTACGCATTTGATCGACGAGGTAAGCCGACTGCTGGAGGAAGTCCACGTTATCGACAGGGGCCGCCTGCTGCTTCATGAGGACACGGAGTTGCTCCGATCGCGCGCCTATACCGTAACAGGACCGGCCGCCAAAGTGGATGCTTTCATAAACGGCCGCCGCTTGCTGCGGCGCGAAGCTCTCGGCGGTTCGGCCCATGCTGCGCTGCTAGCTTCATCCCCATCGGAGCAGGCTGAGGCTAGAGCCGCTGGACTGGAAACGGCGCCGCTTCCGCTGCAGCAGCTTATCGTGTATTTAACGGGACACAACGAGACGATCAGGGAGGGATTGGCGTGA
- a CDS encoding Mn-containing catalase — translation MYFYKEDLINAIVPDKPDPAAAKVLQEALGGQFGEMRTMMQYFFQSSNFRGKETQYRDLLRGVFLEEIAHVELVQNTINQLLTGAGEESPGNSGVDGAPLDEAVKHANPHHYIMGAQGSLPVDAGGNPWLGSYVYNHGNLIADMLNNVVLESTGVLQKTRIYEMSSNKTFRETLGFLIVRDNAHQNAFAKALETLGVDWGKLFPIPNYDINKYPECKKFVDMGYHNAQFNFRLDEHRMGEIFSGQTPSRNGGELQVTAPPNGFPLPFNPEMPNEHSPGLTDMSR, via the coding sequence ATGTATTTCTACAAAGAAGATCTTATAAACGCGATCGTGCCAGACAAGCCGGACCCGGCGGCAGCAAAGGTGCTTCAAGAAGCATTAGGCGGACAGTTCGGTGAAATGCGGACAATGATGCAATACTTTTTCCAAAGCAGCAATTTTCGTGGCAAAGAAACCCAGTATCGTGACTTGCTGCGGGGCGTCTTCTTGGAAGAAATCGCACATGTGGAGCTGGTTCAAAATACGATCAACCAGCTTTTGACGGGAGCTGGCGAGGAATCGCCGGGTAATTCTGGAGTCGACGGAGCACCGCTCGACGAAGCAGTCAAGCATGCCAATCCACATCACTATATTATGGGGGCGCAGGGATCGCTGCCGGTGGACGCAGGGGGTAACCCTTGGCTGGGCAGCTATGTATACAATCACGGCAATTTGATCGCCGATATGCTGAACAACGTCGTTCTGGAATCCACCGGAGTGCTTCAGAAAACGCGTATTTATGAGATGAGCTCCAACAAAACATTCCGTGAGACGCTCGGGTTTCTGATCGTCCGCGACAATGCGCATCAGAATGCCTTTGCCAAAGCTCTGGAAACGCTCGGCGTAGATTGGGGCAAGCTGTTTCCAATACCGAATTACGATATAAACAAGTACCCGGAATGCAAGAAATTCGTTGATATGGGCTATCATAATGCACAATTCAACTTTAGGCTGGACGAGCACCGTATGGGAGAGATTTTCAGCGGCCAGACGCCAAGCCGCAATGGTGGGGAGCTTCAAGTAACAGCGCCGCCTAACGGATTCCCGTTGCCGTTCAATCCAGAAATGCCAAATGAGCATAGCCCCGGACTAACGGATATGTCTCGCTGA
- a CDS encoding Ca-activated chloride channel family protein: MKQILLITDGCSNVGLSPVVAAAQAFSDGVTVNVVGVLDGGDIGEYGAKEIQEIAHAGGGMSRMVNTRQLSQTVQMMTRKTVVQTIQQAVQKELKSVLGGSGALEELPPEKRGEVVRVIDELGETSKLRVALLIDASASMKPKMAAVEEAIRDLMLSLQSRQGVSELSVFHFPGDKHGDDATLDLDWTTNLSGVQSLFPKLQMRGTTPTGPALQGVAQYYRESMDERRRGGEEDEMRSGYVG; the protein is encoded by the coding sequence ATGAAGCAAATTTTGCTCATTACGGACGGCTGCTCTAATGTCGGCCTTAGCCCGGTTGTAGCGGCGGCTCAGGCGTTTTCGGATGGAGTTACAGTTAATGTAGTAGGTGTGCTAGACGGCGGCGACATCGGAGAGTACGGAGCCAAAGAGATTCAAGAGATTGCCCATGCCGGAGGCGGTATGAGCCGGATGGTCAATACCCGGCAGCTGTCGCAGACGGTGCAGATGATGACGCGCAAGACAGTTGTGCAGACCATTCAGCAAGCTGTACAAAAAGAGCTCAAGTCCGTGCTCGGCGGCTCAGGCGCGCTCGAAGAGCTGCCGCCCGAGAAGCGCGGCGAAGTTGTGCGCGTCATCGATGAGCTGGGCGAAACGAGCAAGCTGCGCGTGGCGCTGCTCATCGATGCCAGCGCCAGCATGAAGCCGAAGATGGCAGCCGTCGAGGAAGCCATCCGCGACCTGATGCTCAGCCTGCAATCGCGGCAAGGCGTCAGCGAGCTGTCGGTGTTTCATTTTCCGGGGGACAAACACGGGGATGATGCAACGCTAGATCTGGACTGGACTACGAATCTGAGCGGCGTACAGTCGCTATTTCCCAAGCTGCAGATGCGGGGGACGACACCTACAGGGCCGGCGCTCCAGGGGGTCGCCCAGTATTACCGCGAAAGCATGGATGAGCGGCGCCGGGGCGGCGAGGAGGACGAGATGAGGAGTGGCTACGTCGGCTAA
- a CDS encoding tRNA(Ile)-lysidine synthase, translating to MDQQASDQEAAEGRQERVLQELSRMGTEERLWERGDTVLVAVSGGPDSMALLHALHTYAERLGVRVTAAHANHGFRPEESLLEAQGVRRFCEELGIPCHIAELHVPGYLREHGGNKQAAARELRYRFLHEAAARVGAARIAFAHHADDQAETVLMRVLRGTAPSGLGGIPLRRREEKVELIRPLLRITKPDLAAYCKHWTIPYYMDSSNYSTDYFRNAVRLEALPYLESFNGRLSSSLCRLAEAASAESDYLTAQTEELFSSMVSSEKAGLTMSGADLAGLHVALQRRLIKLILDYLALEKEPTGFDEVEHIRLGALAEAPVNWRIDLSRGLRFHREYGRLKWTRRSEEPQDGYEILIAEPHGGLELAEAGMRLEFSMAAILREGDAVVPKGAGPLTAFFNLDELLLPLRVRSRRDGDRMSPLGLNGTKKVQDMFVDAKVPPSLRPSVPLVCDANDRILWIPGIRRSAHATAGEGTRRLLRIDAQRIAPPNPSS from the coding sequence ATGGATCAACAGGCAAGCGATCAAGAAGCAGCAGAAGGTCGGCAGGAGCGGGTGCTGCAGGAGCTGTCGCGGATGGGAACGGAGGAGCGGCTTTGGGAGCGCGGTGATACCGTGCTGGTCGCCGTCAGCGGCGGACCGGATTCCATGGCGCTGCTGCATGCGCTGCATACCTACGCTGAGCGCCTTGGCGTACGCGTCACGGCCGCCCATGCCAACCATGGCTTCCGGCCGGAGGAATCGCTGCTGGAGGCGCAAGGAGTACGGCGCTTCTGCGAAGAGCTCGGTATCCCATGCCACATTGCCGAGCTTCACGTCCCGGGCTATTTGCGAGAGCATGGCGGCAATAAACAGGCGGCGGCTCGTGAACTGCGCTACCGCTTTCTCCATGAGGCTGCGGCCCGCGTAGGAGCGGCGAGAATTGCGTTCGCCCATCATGCAGACGATCAGGCCGAGACGGTGTTAATGCGCGTACTGCGCGGTACGGCTCCGAGCGGACTGGGGGGTATTCCGCTGCGGCGAAGGGAAGAAAAAGTGGAACTGATCCGCCCCCTGTTACGTATAACGAAACCGGACCTTGCCGCATACTGCAAGCATTGGACAATTCCTTACTATATGGATAGCAGCAATTATTCAACGGATTATTTCCGCAATGCGGTCAGGCTCGAAGCTCTGCCTTATCTGGAATCCTTTAATGGCAGGCTCTCCTCCTCCTTGTGTCGGCTGGCCGAAGCGGCTTCCGCAGAATCGGACTATCTGACGGCGCAAACCGAGGAGCTGTTCTCCTCTATGGTGAGCTCAGAAAAGGCCGGTTTGACGATGTCCGGCGCGGATTTGGCAGGTCTGCACGTCGCTTTACAAAGGAGATTGATTAAACTAATATTAGATTATCTTGCTTTGGAAAAGGAACCCACCGGCTTTGATGAGGTGGAGCATATACGACTCGGTGCATTAGCCGAGGCGCCGGTCAACTGGCGGATCGATTTGTCACGCGGGCTGCGGTTTCACCGAGAGTACGGTCGGTTGAAGTGGACTCGGCGCAGCGAGGAGCCGCAGGACGGTTATGAGATTCTCATCGCCGAGCCGCATGGTGGACTCGAGCTAGCCGAAGCAGGAATGCGGCTTGAGTTCAGCATGGCAGCGATCCTTCGGGAGGGCGATGCCGTCGTCCCTAAGGGGGCGGGCCCGCTGACCGCTTTTTTTAATTTGGATGAGCTATTGCTCCCGCTTCGAGTGCGGAGTCGCAGAGATGGCGATCGGATGAGCCCGCTTGGACTAAACGGTACCAAAAAGGTGCAAGATATGTTCGTTGATGCCAAGGTACCGCCTTCCTTGCGGCCTTCCGTTCCGCTAGTATGCGACGCGAACGACCGGATTCTCTGGATTCCAGGCATTCGCAGATCCGCACATGCGACCGCGGGAGAAGGGACGAGGCGTCTGCTGCGTATCGATGCGCAGAGGATTGCCCCGCCGAACCCTTCAAGTTGA
- a CDS encoding serine/threonine protein kinase: MATSAKFDLDRGMIITGKWRHRRYRVERMLGEGANGKVYLVQQDSRLMALKIGLDTADLQSEINVLQALEKQQKRGNGGSPFLYDVDDLKLRSGKEYPFYVMRYVRGTKLPAFLAASGAEWFPLAGYNLLLRLGDLHGSGWAFGDLKVDNVLVADYGRVELVDYGGVTAFGKSIRQFTEIYDRGYWNAGIRTSDAPYDLFSFAVLCVQLFQEKELYRLTAGTLPQNRSTAELLRLAQQSQQLKPFSGWLTRAFAGGFRDAAEAADAWNAVIHRIGRPSQPVPWWTKALFLLSAAGLAASAFWLAGGFG; this comes from the coding sequence GTGGCTACGTCGGCTAAGTTTGACCTTGACCGGGGCATGATCATTACCGGTAAGTGGAGGCATCGCCGCTATCGCGTGGAGCGGATGCTTGGCGAGGGAGCCAACGGCAAGGTGTATCTGGTGCAGCAGGACAGCCGTCTCATGGCGCTCAAAATAGGGCTGGATACGGCGGACCTGCAGTCGGAGATCAATGTGCTGCAAGCGCTCGAAAAGCAGCAGAAAAGGGGGAACGGGGGCAGCCCGTTCCTTTATGACGTTGATGATCTGAAGCTGAGATCAGGCAAAGAATATCCTTTCTACGTCATGCGTTATGTACGCGGTACGAAGCTGCCCGCCTTTCTGGCAGCGAGCGGAGCGGAGTGGTTCCCGCTTGCGGGTTACAACCTGCTGCTGCGGCTCGGGGACCTGCATGGCTCAGGCTGGGCGTTCGGCGACCTCAAGGTGGACAATGTGCTCGTCGCGGACTACGGCCGCGTGGAATTGGTCGACTATGGGGGCGTCACCGCATTTGGCAAGAGCATCCGCCAGTTTACCGAGATCTATGATCGAGGTTATTGGAATGCCGGTATCCGCACCTCGGACGCGCCGTATGACCTGTTTTCGTTTGCGGTGCTTTGTGTACAGCTCTTCCAGGAAAAAGAGCTCTACCGACTCACCGCCGGTACGCTGCCCCAAAATAGGAGCACAGCCGAGTTGCTGCGACTTGCACAGCAGTCGCAGCAGCTGAAGCCGTTCTCCGGCTGGCTGACGCGCGCCTTCGCTGGCGGCTTCAGGGACGCAGCCGAAGCTGCGGACGCCTGGAACGCCGTCATTCACCGTATCGGCAGGCCCTCGCAGCCAGTGCCATGGTGGACCAAGGCACTGTTTCTGTTGTCCGCCGCGGGACTCGCGGCTTCGGCATTTTGGCTGGCCGGCGGCTTCGGGTAG
- a CDS encoding DNA-binding transcriptional regulator YhcF, GntR family, with protein MSFPMDDGRPIFQQIAEKIEDDIVDGTLPEEGQAPSTTHFAQFYGINPATAAKGVNVLVDQGILYKKRGIGMFVAEGARERLVLRRQEQFYEIYIVPLLREAEKLGIDSKQLAALIQEKGRGLR; from the coding sequence ATGAGCTTTCCAATGGATGACGGAAGGCCGATCTTTCAGCAGATCGCGGAGAAGATCGAGGATGACATCGTGGATGGGACGCTTCCGGAGGAAGGACAGGCGCCGTCGACGACGCATTTCGCTCAGTTTTATGGCATTAATCCGGCAACGGCGGCCAAGGGCGTGAATGTATTGGTTGACCAGGGCATTTTATACAAGAAGAGGGGGATTGGCATGTTCGTCGCGGAAGGGGCAAGAGAGCGTCTGGTTCTTAGACGGCAGGAGCAATTTTACGAGATTTACATCGTACCGCTGCTCCGCGAGGCAGAGAAGCTAGGCATCGACAGCAAGCAGTTGGCGGCGCTAATCCAGGAGAAAGGGCGGGGTTTAAGATGA
- a CDS encoding hypoxanthine phosphoribosyltransferase — protein sequence MHNDIQEILHSEQEIRDKVKELGEILTRDFEGRNPLVICVLKGAFIFMADLVKEIRVPLEMDFMAVSSYGAATKSSGVVKIIKDLDVSVEGRDVLIVEDIIDSGLTLSYLIDVLERRNAKSVTVVTLFDKPSGRSVDLDADYTGFTLPHAFVVGYGLDYAEYYRNLPYIGILKPEVYSK from the coding sequence TTGCATAACGACATTCAGGAAATTCTACACAGCGAACAAGAAATCCGGGACAAGGTCAAGGAGCTAGGTGAGATTTTGACCCGTGATTTCGAGGGGCGCAATCCACTCGTTATTTGCGTTCTCAAGGGAGCGTTTATTTTCATGGCCGATTTGGTTAAGGAAATACGCGTGCCGTTGGAGATGGACTTTATGGCCGTTTCCAGCTATGGGGCTGCAACGAAGTCCTCCGGTGTCGTCAAAATCATCAAAGATCTGGACGTATCTGTCGAAGGTCGAGATGTACTCATCGTTGAGGACATCATTGACAGCGGCTTGACGCTCAGCTATCTCATCGATGTGCTGGAGCGCCGCAACGCCAAGTCGGTGACCGTCGTCACCTTGTTCGACAAGCCGTCAGGCCGGTCGGTCGATCTCGATGCCGATTATACCGGTTTTACTCTTCCGCATGCTTTTGTCGTAGGTTATGGTCTTGATTACGCCGAGTATTACCGCAACCTTCCTTATATCGGCATTCTCAAGCCTGAAGTCTACAGCAAATAA
- a CDS encoding nucleoside-binding protein, with protein MKWTSKPTHVLSVSALALMLVVTGCGSKSNNAEGNTGGAANTENAVTSDNSGKDFKIGMVTDGGGVNDKSFNQSAWEGLQKLQKETGAEVKPLESKGESDFEPNLNQMVKAGYNLTWGMGFMMNKALTTVAKQNPDAKLASIDSVVEADNVASVMFAENEGSFLVGVVAAMTTKTNKVGFIGGVEGDLIKRFEIGFVEGVKAVNPDIKVEISYVGDFTKPDLGKAAAATLYNNGVDIIYHAAGGSGNGLFTEAKDRVSKGEKVWVIGVDKDQSIEFGNDITLTSMVKRVDEAVVIVSKEVIAGKFEGGKTRLLTLKDGAVGLPENNPNVSAEVMAKVKEYEGKITSGEIKVPFK; from the coding sequence ATGAAATGGACAAGCAAACCGACTCATGTACTCAGCGTTTCCGCTCTTGCACTTATGCTCGTAGTAACAGGTTGCGGATCCAAAAGTAATAACGCTGAAGGCAACACCGGCGGAGCAGCGAATACAGAGAATGCTGTCACTAGCGACAACAGCGGCAAAGACTTCAAAATCGGTATGGTTACAGACGGTGGCGGCGTCAATGATAAATCTTTCAACCAAAGCGCTTGGGAAGGTCTTCAGAAATTGCAAAAAGAGACCGGAGCTGAAGTTAAACCTCTCGAAAGCAAAGGCGAAAGCGATTTCGAGCCAAACCTGAACCAAATGGTGAAAGCGGGCTACAATCTGACTTGGGGCATGGGTTTCATGATGAACAAAGCTCTGACGACGGTAGCTAAGCAAAATCCGGATGCCAAGCTTGCCAGCATCGACAGCGTAGTTGAAGCGGATAACGTTGCATCGGTTATGTTTGCTGAAAATGAAGGCTCCTTCTTGGTTGGTGTTGTTGCAGCAATGACAACTAAAACCAATAAAGTCGGCTTCATCGGCGGTGTAGAAGGCGATCTTATCAAGCGCTTTGAAATTGGCTTTGTAGAAGGCGTAAAAGCTGTAAACCCTGACATCAAAGTTGAAATCAGCTATGTTGGCGATTTCACTAAGCCTGACCTTGGCAAAGCGGCGGCAGCTACGCTTTACAATAACGGTGTGGACATTATTTATCACGCTGCAGGCGGCAGCGGCAATGGCCTGTTCACTGAAGCTAAGGATCGTGTATCCAAAGGCGAAAAAGTATGGGTTATCGGCGTAGACAAGGACCAATCTATCGAATTCGGCAATGACATTACGCTGACTTCCATGGTTAAACGTGTTGACGAAGCGGTTGTTATCGTGTCGAAAGAAGTCATTGCCGGCAAATTCGAAGGTGGAAAAACTCGTTTGCTGACGCTGAAAGACGGCGCTGTAGGTCTTCCTGAGAATAACCCGAACGTATCCGCAGAGGTTATGGCGAAAGTAAAAGAATACGAAGGCAAAATCACTAGCGGCGAAATCAAGGTTCCTTTTAAATAA
- a CDS encoding cell division protease FtsH → MNRIIRNTGFYLLIFLVTVGIVQFISGQDDKTQKISYSEFRQELEANNISKLTVQFDKYTYLVAGEYRKAPAGAKDESLKFYTYTNTDEFLIKELDLKREANNFKLDYIPMKGQSIWLTFLTSIIPFVIIFILFFFLINQAQGGGGKVMNFGKSRARLYNEEKKRVTFEDVAGADEEKQELVEVVEFLKDPRKFAAVGARIPKGVLLVGPPGTGKTLLARAVAGEAGVPFFSISGSDFVEMFVGVGASRVRDLFENAKKNAPCIIFIDEIDAVGRQRGAGLGGGHDEREQTLNQLLVEMDGFGANEGIIIVAATNRPDILDPALLRPGRFDRQITVDRPDVKGREAVLKVHARNKPLNKDVKLDVIAKRTTGFTGADLENLLNEAALLAARRNRKDIGMIEVDEAIDRVIVGTEKKSRVISEREKRIVAYHEAGHTIIGYFLENADMVHKVTIIPRGKAGGYVIMLPKEDRMLVTKQEMLDKVTGLLGGRVAEELFIGEIGTGAYSDFKHATSIVRGMIMEYGMSDKLGPMQFGSSQGQVFLGRDIGHEQNYSDKIAYEIDQEMQSFIRDSYERAKNLLTEKSKEVHLIAQTLLRIETLDLEQIRNLIETGSVDGKGGDGEIVSDSESSGEPIVDEIGGVKVRIQGRDPEETATTAGEGINEGPDNKDSIDSDNNPDPKDKA, encoded by the coding sequence ATGAATCGAATTATCCGGAACACTGGATTTTACCTGCTTATTTTCCTGGTAACCGTCGGCATTGTGCAATTCATCAGCGGTCAGGACGATAAAACCCAGAAGATTTCTTACAGTGAGTTTCGTCAAGAGCTTGAAGCCAACAACATCAGCAAGCTGACCGTACAATTCGACAAGTACACGTATCTGGTGGCCGGTGAATACAGAAAAGCGCCTGCGGGGGCCAAGGACGAATCACTCAAGTTCTACACCTACACTAATACCGATGAATTCCTTATCAAGGAACTCGATTTGAAGCGTGAAGCCAACAACTTTAAATTAGATTATATACCGATGAAAGGTCAGAGCATCTGGCTCACATTCCTGACCTCCATCATTCCGTTTGTGATTATTTTCATCCTGTTCTTCTTCCTGATTAATCAGGCTCAGGGTGGCGGCGGCAAAGTGATGAACTTTGGTAAGAGCCGTGCCCGTTTGTATAATGAAGAGAAAAAACGGGTGACATTCGAGGATGTTGCTGGTGCTGACGAGGAAAAGCAGGAGCTTGTTGAGGTCGTGGAATTCCTCAAGGATCCTCGCAAGTTTGCAGCGGTCGGTGCTCGTATTCCAAAGGGCGTACTGCTCGTTGGACCTCCGGGTACGGGTAAAACCTTGCTTGCCCGTGCAGTTGCAGGTGAAGCGGGAGTGCCGTTCTTCAGCATCTCCGGTTCCGACTTCGTGGAAATGTTCGTCGGCGTAGGCGCATCCCGCGTCCGTGACCTGTTCGAGAACGCGAAGAAGAATGCACCATGTATCATCTTTATCGATGAGATCGACGCAGTCGGTCGCCAGCGTGGCGCAGGCCTCGGCGGCGGTCATGATGAGCGTGAGCAAACGCTCAACCAATTGCTCGTAGAGATGGACGGCTTCGGCGCCAACGAAGGTATTATTATTGTCGCTGCAACGAACCGTCCCGACATTCTCGATCCAGCTCTGCTTCGTCCGGGACGTTTTGACCGTCAAATTACGGTTGACCGTCCGGATGTTAAAGGTCGCGAAGCGGTGCTTAAAGTTCATGCCCGCAACAAGCCGCTCAACAAGGACGTTAAGCTTGACGTTATCGCCAAGCGTACGACTGGCTTCACTGGCGCCGATCTTGAGAACCTGCTTAATGAAGCAGCCCTTCTCGCAGCGCGTCGCAATAGAAAAGACATCGGCATGATCGAGGTTGACGAGGCTATCGACCGTGTTATCGTCGGCACCGAGAAGAAGAGCCGCGTTATCAGCGAGCGCGAGAAGCGCATCGTCGCTTACCATGAGGCAGGCCATACGATTATCGGCTACTTCTTGGAAAATGCCGACATGGTGCATAAGGTTACGATTATCCCTCGTGGCAAGGCAGGCGGATATGTCATTATGCTTCCTAAGGAAGACCGCATGCTCGTTACCAAGCAAGAGATGCTCGACAAGGTTACCGGCTTGCTCGGCGGCCGTGTCGCCGAAGAACTGTTCATCGGTGAAATCGGCACAGGCGCTTATAGCGACTTCAAGCATGCGACCAGCATCGTTCGCGGCATGATCATGGAGTACGGTATGAGTGACAAGCTTGGACCGATGCAGTTCGGCAGCTCCCAAGGCCAAGTATTCTTGGGCCGTGATATTGGGCACGAGCAGAACTACTCCGACAAAATCGCCTACGAGATTGATCAGGAGATGCAATCCTTTATCCGCGATTCGTACGAGCGCGCCAAAAACCTCCTTACCGAGAAGAGCAAGGAAGTTCACTTGATCGCTCAGACATTGCTTCGTATCGAGACGCTGGATCTGGAACAGATCCGCAACCTGATCGAGACGGGTTCTGTCGACGGCAAAGGTGGCGATGGCGAAATAGTCAGCGACTCCGAATCGAGTGGTGAGCCAATCGTTGATGAAATCGGAGGCGTCAAAGTTCGTATCCAAGGTCGCGATCCCGAAGAGACCGCAACTACGGCTGGCGAAGGAATTAATGAAGGTCCTGACAACAAGGATTCAATTGATTCCGACAATAATCCAGATCCGAAAGACAAAGCTTAA